In Fervidobacterium nodosum Rt17-B1, one genomic interval encodes:
- a CDS encoding DNA-processing protein DprA, protein MNNEATCVLSLIRTNLTKEKINKIINFASENNISISKVLKFDESKFQELFSFSKEDIQEVLKAKDNLGNSSFLLEDITSKGIYLITVLDEEYPKKLKENLSIDELPPMLFCKGNTDLLNEKHISIVGSKNANEISIEFAKNITKKAAKNGQVVVSGYEKTIDKAIIESTINNGGRAIILLSQGILLFQIPNEYYEYYTDGNILILSIYTPNSKWDNNKTIETEKIKFAFGDEIYIADIKHEDEIWNSTVAIKNKTENIFVRQPEDTEDTANLELINKGLKAVNIIGEILEKEKSIEEHIIDILRDRKLKASQIREELKKKGIEISSQKLTHLIKSIPNIETEKDSAGNRYYLKDSPEQSQISYENLPLFREVEK, encoded by the coding sequence ATGAATAACGAAGCTACCTGTGTATTATCTTTAATCCGAACTAATCTAACAAAAGAAAAAATAAATAAAATCATAAACTTTGCTTCTGAAAACAATATAAGTATAAGCAAAGTACTAAAATTTGATGAAAGTAAATTTCAGGAATTATTTTCATTCTCAAAAGAAGATATACAAGAAGTATTAAAAGCAAAGGACAATCTTGGAAATTCAAGCTTTCTCTTGGAAGACATAACTTCTAAAGGAATTTATTTAATCACCGTACTAGATGAAGAGTATCCCAAAAAGCTAAAAGAAAATCTAAGTATAGACGAACTTCCTCCCATGCTATTTTGTAAGGGCAACACGGATTTACTAAATGAAAAGCACATATCCATCGTTGGAAGTAAAAACGCAAATGAAATATCCATCGAATTCGCCAAAAATATAACAAAAAAGGCCGCAAAAAACGGTCAAGTAGTAGTGAGTGGATATGAAAAAACTATTGATAAAGCAATTATAGAAAGCACAATAAACAATGGTGGCAGAGCTATCATACTCCTATCCCAAGGAATACTCTTATTCCAAATTCCAAACGAATACTACGAATACTACACAGATGGAAACATACTAATATTAAGCATATACACACCAAATTCCAAATGGGATAATAATAAAACAATAGAAACTGAAAAAATCAAATTCGCCTTCGGAGATGAAATATACATCGCAGACATAAAACACGAAGACGAAATTTGGAACAGCACAGTAGCTATAAAAAATAAAACAGAAAACATTTTTGTTAGACAGCCAGAAGACACAGAAGATACCGCAAACCTAGAATTGATAAACAAAGGATTAAAGGCTGTAAACATAATTGGCGAAATACTAGAAAAAGAAAAAAGCATTGAAGAACATATAATAGACATACTAAGAGATAGAAAATTGAAAGCTTCCCAAATAAGAGAAGAGCTAAAAAAGAAAGGAATAGAAATCTCTTCCCAAAAACTTACACACCTGATAAAAAGTATTCCAAATATTGAGACAGAAAAAGATAGTGCTGGTAATAGATACTATCTAAAAGACTCTCCTGAACAATCCCAAATATCTTACGAAAACCTTCCTTTGTTCAGAGAGGTGGAAAAATAA
- a CDS encoding DEAD/DEAH box helicase family protein has translation MKLIASPKLTSEDVKTIITAKEEPYKYISHILDKSTETLEDEFTKDHLFALGWMIANNKLDIKIAIIYKPEGTIMSFDEIASSGLFHQKIGIFIDNDGNIMSFSGSVNETLSGWQKNIEEFKVFRSWVEVEKEYALEDLKKFEKYWNNEATNLEVIDIPQAIREKLIQIVPKDFDINSLEKWYKNSDNKTKKIQLFKHQIDAIDSWGSNNYRGIISMATGTGKTYTAIGAIDRVIRENEKNFIVISVPYSHLIEQWYKSIRTYGLNINFVVKCFSENNRWYSDLKRYVRKLLLGQIKNLLVISTHDTLVSDKMNEIILDLKPDIQTLIVADEVHSIGSLKRRENLSKIFDYRLGLSATPKRMYDEFGNIFLKEYFGEIVYEFSLCDAIYSINPLTYTSFLNPYYYYPYLCLLTNEETKRYNELTNKILKLLGNSFDNIFEEIEKNEEIKTLLIRRSKIIKSARNKLKVLEKIIQDIESKHGEVSNTIIFTDDKLINQTLEILKSKKIYAVKFTQELSNKERIEILKDFGEGYIQALVAMKILDEGVDVPESKIAVIMSSSTNPREFIQRIGRVLRISDNKGYSYVYDIITKPAYVEDSILNLESNLFRAERERVKIIAKCALNYKEVMDEINKL, from the coding sequence ATGAAGTTAATCGCTTCACCAAAATTAACGTCAGAAGACGTAAAAACAATTATAACTGCCAAAGAAGAACCTTATAAGTACATTAGCCATATCCTCGACAAAAGTACCGAGACTTTAGAAGATGAATTCACTAAAGACCATCTATTCGCATTAGGATGGATGATAGCAAATAACAAACTTGATATTAAAATTGCTATTATCTACAAACCTGAAGGAACTATAATGAGCTTTGATGAAATTGCATCTTCCGGTCTATTCCATCAAAAAATAGGTATATTCATAGATAATGACGGAAATATTATGTCTTTCAGTGGTTCAGTAAATGAAACACTCTCAGGATGGCAGAAGAATATAGAAGAGTTTAAAGTATTTAGAAGTTGGGTTGAAGTTGAAAAAGAGTACGCTTTAGAAGATTTAAAGAAATTTGAAAAATATTGGAATAATGAAGCCACTAATTTGGAAGTAATTGATATCCCCCAAGCAATTAGAGAAAAATTAATACAAATTGTTCCAAAAGATTTCGACATTAATTCACTTGAAAAATGGTATAAAAACTCAGATAATAAAACTAAAAAAATACAGCTTTTTAAACACCAAATTGACGCAATTGATAGTTGGGGATCTAATAACTACAGAGGCATTATATCAATGGCAACAGGGACTGGCAAAACTTACACTGCTATCGGAGCCATTGATAGAGTTATCAGAGAAAATGAAAAAAACTTTATTGTTATATCAGTCCCATATTCACACCTAATCGAACAATGGTATAAATCCATAAGAACCTACGGTTTAAACATAAATTTTGTAGTAAAATGCTTTTCGGAGAATAATAGATGGTATAGTGACCTTAAAAGATATGTGCGAAAACTTTTGCTGGGACAAATTAAAAACTTACTAGTTATTTCCACTCATGATACGTTAGTAAGCGACAAAATGAACGAAATCATATTAGATTTAAAACCAGACATTCAAACATTGATAGTAGCCGATGAAGTACACAGCATTGGATCTCTAAAAAGACGCGAAAATCTCTCAAAGATCTTTGATTACAGACTAGGTTTAAGTGCCACTCCGAAGAGAATGTACGATGAATTCGGCAATATTTTCTTGAAAGAATACTTTGGAGAAATTGTTTACGAATTTTCTCTTTGTGATGCTATATATAGTATTAACCCTTTAACTTACACATCTTTCCTAAATCCCTATTACTATTACCCCTATTTATGTTTACTAACTAACGAAGAGACAAAAAGATATAACGAACTTACTAATAAGATATTAAAATTGCTGGGAAATTCTTTCGACAATATTTTTGAAGAAATTGAGAAAAATGAAGAAATCAAAACACTTCTTATAAGAAGGAGCAAGATTATAAAATCTGCGAGAAACAAATTAAAAGTACTAGAAAAAATAATTCAGGATATTGAAAGCAAACATGGAGAAGTTAGTAACACAATCATCTTTACAGATGATAAATTAATAAACCAAACATTAGAAATCTTAAAATCAAAAAAGATATACGCCGTAAAATTTACACAAGAATTGTCAAATAAAGAAAGAATTGAAATATTAAAAGATTTTGGAGAAGGATATATTCAAGCACTTGTTGCAATGAAAATACTCGATGAAGGTGTAGATGTTCCTGAATCAAAAATAGCAGTCATAATGTCAAGTAGCACAAATCCAAGGGAATTTATTCAAAGAATTGGTAGGGTCTTAAGGATTTCAGATAATAAAGGATATTCCTACGTTTACGATATTATAACAAAACCAGCATATGTTGAAGATTCAATATTAAATTTAGAGAGCAATTTATTTAGAGCAGAAAGAGAAAGAGTAAAGATCATTGCAAAGTGTGCTTTAAACTATAAAGAAGTAATGGATGAAATAAATAAATTATAA